A genomic region of Tigriopus californicus strain San Diego chromosome 1, Tcal_SD_v2.1, whole genome shotgun sequence contains the following coding sequences:
- the LOC131887997 gene encoding magnesium transporter NIPA2-like gives MEVNTVGVPEYRTLWNGSRNDPLENCSCPNPWEQANRVEPGVLNLDLQFVIGLSLAIGASLLIGTSFVVKKKSSICREQSDLGVSVEDGGGTGNLCDWLWWLGIFLMTVGELANFAAYAFIPATVVAPLGALSVLVTACLASVFLGERLNLVGIFSCFLCLLGSTIVVLHTPKETGVVSMNQLGELLAQPAFVVYLLLMIIGSIILIFFFGPRYGKSNVLVFVLTSSFIGSLSVMAVKGLALAVWATSQGRNEFNNGITYIFIATMLVCIAVQMIYLNRALDVFFISSVSSLYYVLFSTWVMVGAGILYQEYAELSWYDILGSSIGFIVNVIAVLMLQLFKEFGEGFKEIQFFFGPQVKLNWPIIAEKPSRSSEPTPITPLNSRHESVSSARHSDAMDGQYVNADDKIHLLEHAASIAGSERPDQRAASYSGSYQNTSLQTSRDTLSTDLDDEEENTIVVHLGEDSEDTDFPPRDSTKDGLISQGLESNANHYDVNTKLTGVNSHYSSPKTSNFASPRSTIYGSVTSLRN, from the exons atggaggtCAATACTGTCGGAGTGCCTGAATACCGGACGTTGTGGAATGGATCGCGAAATGATCCACTTGAAAACTGCTCTTGTCCCAATCCATGGGAGCAAGCCAACCGAGTGGAACCGG GCGTATTGAACTTGGATCTGCAATTCGTGATTGGTTTGTCCTTGGCGATTGGCGCGTCTCTTCTCATTGGAACCTCATTCGTTGTCAAGAAGAAAAGCTCGATTTGCCGCGAACAATCTGACCTTGGCGTCTCTGTGGAAGACGGTGGTGGGACTGGAAACCTTTGCGATTGGCTTTGGTGGTTGGGTATCTTTCTCATGACTGTGG GAGAATTGGCCAACTTTGCCGCTTATGCATTTATCCCGGCCACTGTGGTGGCTCCCTTAGGCGCTCTCAGCGTTCTTGTGACCGCATGTCTGGCTTCCGTGTTCTTGGGTGAACGTCTAAATTTGGTTGGAATATTCTCCTGTTTCCTTTGTCTTCTGGGTTCCACTATCGTCGTTCTTCATACCCCAAAG GAAACCGGAGTGGTCTCCATGAACCAATTAGGCGAGCTGTTGGCCCAACCAGCCTTCGTCGTCTATTTGCTCCTAATGATTATCGGTTCTATCATAttgatcttctttttcggACCTCGCTATGGAAAGTCCAATGTGCTGGTTTTTGTTCTCACCTCCTCGTTTATTGGGTCTTTGAGCGTGATGGCCGTGAAAGGCTTGGCCTTGGCCGTGTGGGccacttctcaaggccgaaaCGAGTTCAACAATGGAATCACCTACATATTCATAGCCACAATGCTGGTGTGCATTGCAGTACAAATGATCTACTTAAATCGAGCATTGGATGTGTTCTTCATTTCATCG GTCAGTTCCTTGTACTACGTTCTCTTTTCAACCTGGGTTATGGTTGGAGCAGGGATCTTGTACCAAGAGTATGCGGAACTATCCTGGTATGACATCCTTGGCTCATCTATTGGGTTCATCGTGAACGTAATTGCCGTGCTGATGCTCCAACTTTTCAAG GAATTTGGCGAAGGATTCAAGGagattcaatttttctttggacCTCAAGTCAAGCTGAATTGGCCCATCATCGCGGAAAAGCCCTCCAGATCCAGTGAGCCAACTCCCATCACTCCCCTGAACTCTAGACACGAATCTGTGAGCTCTGCCAGGCATTCGGATGCCATGGATGGCCAATATGTGAATGCAGATGACAAGATCCATCTCTTGGAACATGCCGCTTCCATTGCTGGCTCTGAGCGCCCAGATCAACGAGCAGCCTCCTACTCGGGAAGTTACCAAAATACGAGCCTTCAAACCTCCAGGGACACCCTGAGTACTGatcttgatgatgaagaggaaaacACGATAGTGGTTCATTTGGGCGAGGACTCTGAAGATACGGATTTTCCCCCCAGAGATTCAACCAAGGATGGCTTGATTTCACAAGGTCTAGAAAGCAATGCTAACCATTACGATGTCAACACCAAATTGACCGGAGTGAATAGCCATTACTCTTCGCCCAAGACCTCGAATTTCGCCTCTCCAAGGTCAACCATTTATGGGTCAGTCACAAGCCTGAGGAACTAG
- the LOC131888103 gene encoding uncharacterized protein LOC131888103, with amino-acid sequence MSLGKHASVPFLIMVNFIETLFISTCLLQGAMGDVTQSNPRISTRTSWPTETGTMVRILRSDPDMFHAESADGKWIQGAASPFDFIRFNDYHKRTVHPLMNRYYRESLNRPTKRDLFLRSSKSDPDYLNNAVESFQAESEDLPTKRWGPSVPHWPKRDNSQRQENPFLFRTSKRSYTNEI; translated from the exons ATGTCTCTTGGCAAGCACGCATCAGTTCCATTCCTAATCATGGTCAACTTCATCGAGACTCTGTTCATCTCCACGTGTCTGCTTCAAG GTGCAATGGGCGATGTAACCCAATCCAATCCTCGCATTTCCACTCGGACCTCTTGGCCCACGGAAACGGGAACAATGGTTCGCATCCTCCGATCCGATCCCGATATGTTCCACGCTGAGTCTGCCGATGGAAAGTGGATTCAGGGAGCTGCCAGTCCGTTCGATTTCATCCGG TTCAACGATTACCACAAGCGCACGGTGCACCCGTTGATGAACCGTTATTATCGCGAATCGCTTAATCGACCCACCAAACGCGACCTGTTCCTTCGCTCCTCCAAAAGTGATCCCGACTATTTGAACAATGCGGTCGAGTCCTTTCAGGCTGAGTCTGAGGATTTGCCCACTAAACGTTGGGGCCCATCGGTTCCACATTGGCCGAAGCGGGACAACTCCCAAAGACAAGAGAACCCATTTCTATTCCGAACGTCCAAGCGGAGTTACACTAACGAGATCTAA